The Saccharopolyspora gloriosae genome window below encodes:
- a CDS encoding PQQ-dependent sugar dehydrogenase, translating to MRFLRLAASTTLAVVTAAALTVPAASAASPPPDTAFDQITLAQGETKLGEPMALAVLPDRRVLHTSRDGDVYLTTPDATTTLAATVPVYNHDEDGLQGIAVDPGFAENRWVYLYYAPPLDTPPGDAPEEGEDADFAPFDGHNVLARFQLTDEGTLDLAGGQEILQVPANRGTCCHAGGEIDFDADGNLYLSTGDDTNPFSSDGYTPIDERAERNPAFDAQRSAGNTNDLRGKILRIHVDDDGGYTAPEGNLFPAGTDGTRPEIYAMGLRNPFRFTVDEQTGWIHLGEYGPDAGSADPERGPSGTVEYNLIKEPGNFGWPYCIGANEPFIDHDFATGESGQPFDCAAPRNESPHNTGLVELPPAQPAWLDYDDGSVPELGEGPESPMGGPVYHFDPDLDEPLKFPEYYDGKVLNYEWDRGWIKEFELTEDGDLAAIRPFFDSMDLTRPMNIEFGPDGALYVLDYGSSYFGGADDSALYRIEHSPDAKTPRVKLSADVTSAGEAPLTVEFDPAGTTDPDGGPLSYEWDFTSDGTPDSTTDGPVSFTYDERGSYTAKLTVTDSTGKVGHASVQIVVGNTPPQVSVELPPDGGVFTFGEQVPFRVSVTDAEDEQIDCSRVQVSYALGHDTHAHPLSEEFGCEGVIETPADEGHGLDADVFGVITADYTDTGAEGLPPVTGSGRVVLQPADKQAEFFTDAEGVEVVEDPDAAGGRKVGGIEAGDWISIDPVNLTGVDGIGYRVSAAGPGGTIEVRAGAPDGELLQTAEVPSTGGGYVDVEPVPVTDPGNSGPLFFVFAGEGTELFEIDAVHFTGDGVSEPVPPDDSSARAKGDLPR from the coding sequence GTGCGATTCTTACGATTGGCCGCATCCACGACCTTGGCGGTCGTGACTGCGGCCGCCCTGACGGTTCCTGCCGCATCCGCCGCATCACCCCCACCGGATACGGCGTTCGACCAGATCACGCTGGCCCAGGGCGAGACCAAGCTGGGCGAACCGATGGCGCTGGCGGTGCTGCCCGACCGCCGCGTGCTGCACACCTCCCGCGACGGCGACGTGTACCTCACCACGCCGGACGCCACCACCACGCTGGCCGCCACGGTGCCCGTCTACAACCACGACGAGGACGGCCTGCAGGGCATCGCCGTGGACCCCGGCTTCGCCGAGAACCGGTGGGTCTACCTGTACTACGCGCCGCCGCTGGACACGCCCCCGGGCGACGCCCCGGAAGAGGGCGAGGACGCGGACTTCGCCCCCTTCGACGGGCACAACGTGCTGGCCCGGTTCCAGCTCACCGACGAAGGCACGCTCGACCTCGCCGGCGGGCAGGAGATCCTGCAGGTCCCGGCGAACCGGGGCACCTGTTGCCACGCTGGCGGTGAGATCGACTTCGACGCCGACGGCAACCTGTACCTGTCCACGGGGGACGACACGAACCCGTTCTCCTCGGACGGCTACACCCCGATCGACGAGCGCGCCGAGCGCAACCCCGCCTTCGACGCGCAGCGCTCCGCGGGCAACACCAACGACCTGCGCGGCAAGATCCTGCGCATCCACGTCGACGACGACGGCGGCTACACCGCACCGGAGGGCAACCTGTTCCCGGCGGGAACGGACGGCACCCGGCCCGAGATCTACGCGATGGGGTTGCGCAACCCGTTCCGGTTCACCGTGGACGAGCAGACCGGGTGGATCCACCTCGGCGAGTACGGCCCGGACGCCGGTTCGGCCGATCCGGAGCGCGGGCCCAGCGGCACCGTCGAGTACAACCTGATCAAGGAGCCGGGCAACTTCGGCTGGCCGTACTGCATCGGCGCCAACGAACCGTTCATCGACCACGACTTCGCGACCGGCGAGTCCGGGCAGCCCTTCGACTGCGCGGCGCCGCGAAACGAGAGCCCGCACAACACCGGGCTGGTCGAGCTGCCACCCGCGCAACCCGCGTGGCTGGACTACGACGACGGCTCGGTGCCCGAACTCGGCGAGGGACCGGAATCGCCGATGGGCGGGCCGGTGTACCACTTCGACCCGGACCTGGACGAGCCGCTGAAGTTCCCGGAGTACTACGACGGGAAAGTCCTGAACTACGAGTGGGACCGGGGCTGGATCAAGGAGTTCGAGCTCACCGAGGACGGCGACCTGGCCGCGATCCGGCCGTTCTTCGACTCGATGGACCTGACCCGGCCGATGAACATCGAGTTCGGGCCCGACGGCGCGCTGTACGTGCTCGACTACGGTTCCAGCTACTTCGGCGGCGCGGACGACTCGGCGCTGTACCGCATCGAGCACAGCCCGGACGCGAAGACCCCGCGGGTGAAGCTGAGCGCCGACGTCACCTCAGCCGGTGAGGCACCGCTGACGGTCGAGTTCGACCCGGCGGGCACCACCGACCCCGACGGCGGGCCGCTGAGCTACGAGTGGGACTTCACCAGCGACGGCACCCCGGACTCGACCACCGACGGGCCGGTGTCGTTCACCTACGACGAGCGCGGCAGCTACACCGCCAAGCTCACCGTGACCGACTCGACCGGCAAGGTCGGGCACGCCAGCGTGCAGATCGTCGTCGGCAACACGCCGCCGCAGGTCAGCGTCGAGCTGCCGCCGGACGGCGGGGTGTTCACCTTCGGCGAGCAGGTGCCGTTCCGGGTCAGCGTCACCGACGCCGAGGACGAGCAGATCGACTGCTCCCGGGTGCAGGTCAGCTACGCGCTCGGCCACGACACCCACGCGCACCCGCTCAGCGAGGAGTTCGGCTGCGAAGGCGTCATCGAAACCCCGGCCGATGAGGGCCACGGGCTCGACGCCGACGTGTTCGGCGTGATCACCGCCGACTACACCGACACCGGTGCCGAGGGCCTGCCGCCCGTGACGGGCAGCGGCCGGGTCGTGCTGCAGCCCGCGGACAAGCAGGCCGAGTTCTTCACCGACGCCGAGGGCGTCGAGGTCGTGGAGGACCCGGACGCGGCCGGTGGCCGCAAGGTCGGCGGCATCGAAGCGGGCGACTGGATCTCGATCGACCCGGTGAACCTGACGGGCGTGGACGGCATCGGCTACCGGGTTTCGGCGGCCGGGCCGGGCGGCACCATCGAGGTCCGCGCCGGGGCTCCGGACGGCGAACTGCTGCAGACGGCCGAAGTGCCGAGCACCGGTGGCGGATATGTGGACGTGGAACCGGTTCCGGTGACCGATCCGGGCAACTCCGGGCCGCTGTTCTTCGTGTTCGCGGGTGAAGGGACCGAATTGTTCGAAATCGACGCGGTGCACTTCACCGGCGACGGGGTGTCCGAGCCCGTTCCTCCGGACGACTCGTCGGCGCGGGCGAAGGGCGACCTGCCGCGTTGA
- a CDS encoding ThuA domain-containing protein, whose product MSAGRGTAGTRLLGLALALGTAGALAATASAGEHDEPSVLVFSETAGFRHDSIEAGIAAIELLGEDSGFAVESTEDSAVFTDAELARHDAVVWLSTTGDVLEPDEQLAFERYIRGGGGYLGVHAAADTEYDWPFYGELVGAYFADHPEIQPATVLVEDHEHDSTAHLPRHWHRTDEWYNFASDPREGAHVLAVLDESSYDPGEGAMGDHPIAWCHAVDSGRAYYTGGGHTEESFTEPDFLRHLLGGIRTATGQTPC is encoded by the coding sequence GTGAGCGCCGGGCGCGGGACCGCGGGCACGCGGCTCCTGGGACTGGCGCTGGCGCTGGGCACGGCCGGGGCACTGGCCGCCACGGCGTCGGCGGGCGAGCACGACGAGCCGAGCGTGCTGGTCTTCTCCGAGACCGCCGGATTCCGGCACGACTCCATCGAAGCCGGGATCGCGGCGATCGAACTCCTCGGCGAGGACAGCGGATTCGCCGTCGAGTCCACAGAGGACTCCGCCGTGTTCACCGATGCCGAACTGGCGCGGCACGACGCCGTGGTGTGGTTGTCGACGACCGGGGACGTGCTCGAACCCGACGAGCAGCTGGCGTTCGAGCGCTACATCCGCGGCGGCGGGGGCTACCTCGGCGTGCACGCCGCCGCCGACACCGAGTACGACTGGCCGTTCTACGGCGAGCTCGTCGGCGCCTACTTCGCCGACCACCCCGAGATCCAGCCCGCGACCGTCCTGGTCGAGGACCACGAGCACGACTCCACGGCGCACCTGCCGAGGCACTGGCACCGCACCGACGAGTGGTACAACTTCGCCTCCGATCCCCGCGAAGGCGCGCACGTGCTGGCCGTGCTCGACGAGTCCAGCTACGACCCCGGCGAAGGCGCGATGGGCGACCACCCGATCGCCTGGTGCCACGCCGTCGACTCCGGCCGCGCCTACTACACCGGCGGCGGTCACACCGAGGAGTCCTTCACCGAACCGGACTTCCTGCGTCACCTGCTCGGCGGCATCCGCACCGCCACCGGGCAGACCCCCTGCTGA